TCGGCGGCCGGCCCGAGTCGCGGCTCTGGAGCCGCATGGCGGCGCGCCCCGGCTTTCCCTTTCGCACCGGCGTAGCTCGCGGCTGCGTGGTGGATGCCCGGCTCGGAGATCGGATCCTTGAAGAAGCGGTGCGCGTCGCGATGCCGAGGTCCCGGATCGTGATCACCCATGCGGACGAGGCGGTCGCGGAGTGGATCGCTGAAAGCCCCGCGAAAACGCTCGTTTCCGGAGGTATCACCGTGGTGGCGACGGGGTAGAAGGACGCCTGGTGCAGGACCGCACGCGGCGGGCTCCCTCAAGGGTGCGCATCGGTTATTCCGTCCGGGGCATCTTGGTGGTACGTTATCCTGCGTGCCATCGCTACCGAGGGCATCGCCGAGCACCGGGATCGGAGCTATAGGATCATCCATGGCCATCTGGGGCAACATCTTCAAGCGTCAGCGACGAACCTTGGAAAAGGTGGATTACCTGCAGGAGGGCGCCGACCTGCTCTCCAGCGGCAAGTTCAAGGAGGCGCTGACCTCGTTCAAGTTGGCCCTGCGAGACGCCCCCCGCGATGCCTGGATCCTCCAGCAGATCGCGATCTGCCATACCAGGATCGGCATGACGCACGAGGCCGAGAGGAATTACCGGCTCGTCCTGGAAGCGGATCCCGACGCCCCCGGAGCTCATTACGGGCTGGCCTTTCTCCTGCTGCGAGAGCAGAAGGTGGAGGAGGCCGCTCAGCACCTGGAGGCATTTCTGGCAAAGGCCCCGACCATACCGGAGGCTGCCGAACACGTCAACCACGCCGCGACGACCCTCGAAGGACTGAAGATCGAGCTGGCCCGGGGCGGGGCGGGCGAGGGAGGTCGGCGATGACGAAGTCCGATCTGAGAAGAGCTCGTCTGACCTGGTCCGGCGAGGGTCTGAGTTTCACAGGCGGCCCGGAGGGCGTTCCGGCCGTGACCATCGACGGTGACCGCGGCGACGGGCCCTCCCCGATGGACACCCTCCTCCTGGCGCTCGCGGGGTGCATGGCTATCGACGTGCGCTACGTGCTGGAAAAATCGAGGGTCCCGCTCACGGCTCTCGAGGTGGAGATCAGGGGAAGGCATGCCGAAGATATTCCCCGTAAGTTCACTCACATCGAACTTCTCTACCTGGTCGACGGCCCCGAGGCCGAGCACCGGCCCAGGGTGGACCGGGCTATCGAGCTCTCCCGCGACAAGTACTGCTCGGTCCTGCATTCCCTCGACCCGGCCATCGCTTTCAGCATCGAGGTCGAGGTCGGCGGGCACGATGGATGACGACCTGAAGGCATTTTCAACCCAGGGATCTCTGCCGGCGGACGCCACCCTCACCGGGTTCTTCGCCGAAGCCGTGGATCGCCATGGAGATGACAGGGCTCTCGAGTACGTCGATTCCTCCGGGACGCCGAGGGGATACACGTACGCGCAGGTCTTCGAGCTGGTGCGCCGCATAGCCGATGCGCTCGCGAGAAGTGGAATCGAGCGCGGGGAACGGGTCGCGATCATCTCCGGCAATCGTCCCGAGTGGGCCCTGGCGGATTACGGCTGCCTGGCGGCGGGGGCGGTGGTGGTACCGATCTACCCGACGCTTACCGCGCCGCAGGTCGCCTACGTGCTTCGCGATTCCGGGGCCCGACTCGTCATGGCGGAGAACGACGAGCAGGCCGAGAAGGCGGTCCGGGCGAACGAGGAACTCGACACGCCGGTCGAAGTGGTCCGTTTCGAGACTCGACCGCCCGGCGGCTCCTGTCCGCTGGGAATGGACCGGTTGGCCGGAGGGATGGACGGGCTGGCCGAACTGGGCCGGGTGGTGGAGCCCGACGGATCCGAAGCCCCGCCGCACGGGCCGGGTGGACAAGACGCCCCGGTTTCGTTGGGAGCGTTCATGGCCGAGGCAACCGACGAGGACGCCTCCGACCCCGAGGCCTTCAGGGCCAAGCTTCTCACCGTCGCGCCGGACGATGTCGCCACCATCATCTACACGTCGGGGACCACCGGTGACCCCAAAGGCGTCGTGCTGAGCCATCACAACATCGCCTCGAACGTCCACGCGAGCGCCGAGGCCATCAGGCTGGGACCGGAGGACACCACCCTCTCCTTCCTGCCTCTCTCCCATGTCTTCCAGCGAATGGTCGACTATCTCTGCTTCTGGAGGGGATGCAGGATCGCCTACCCGCGCGTGGTTCCCGACACGCTCATGGAGGACATGCGCATCCTCCGGCCCACCATGGTCGCCGCGGTTCCCAGGATTTACGAGCGGATACACGCCCAAGTGACCTCGGCGCGGGGCCTGAAGGGCCGATTGGTCGGCCGGGCCGTCAAGATCGCCGACCGGGTGGCGGAGCGCAGGCTGGCCGGCAAGGAGCCTTCCGCCCTCCTTCGCCGCGAGTACGGTCTGTACGACAG
This portion of the Gemmatimonadota bacterium genome encodes:
- a CDS encoding tetratricopeptide repeat protein; the encoded protein is MAIWGNIFKRQRRTLEKVDYLQEGADLLSSGKFKEALTSFKLALRDAPRDAWILQQIAICHTRIGMTHEAERNYRLVLEADPDAPGAHYGLAFLLLREQKVEEAAQHLEAFLAKAPTIPEAAEHVNHAATTLEGLKIELARGGAGEGGRR
- a CDS encoding OsmC family protein, translating into MTKSDLRRARLTWSGEGLSFTGGPEGVPAVTIDGDRGDGPSPMDTLLLALAGCMAIDVRYVLEKSRVPLTALEVEIRGRHAEDIPRKFTHIELLYLVDGPEAEHRPRVDRAIELSRDKYCSVLHSLDPAIAFSIEVEVGGHDG
- a CDS encoding long-chain fatty acid--CoA ligase — translated: MDDDLKAFSTQGSLPADATLTGFFAEAVDRHGDDRALEYVDSSGTPRGYTYAQVFELVRRIADALARSGIERGERVAIISGNRPEWALADYGCLAAGAVVVPIYPTLTAPQVAYVLRDSGARLVMAENDEQAEKAVRANEELDTPVEVVRFETRPPGGSCPLGMDRLAGGMDGLAELGRVVEPDGSEAPPHGPGGQDAPVSLGAFMAEATDEDASDPEAFRAKLLTVAPDDVATIIYTSGTTGDPKGVVLSHHNIASNVHASAEAIRLGPEDTTLSFLPLSHVFQRMVDYLCFWRGCRIAYPRVVPDTLMEDMRILRPTMVAAVPRIYERIHAQVTSARGLKGRLVGRAVKIADRVAERRLAGKEPSALLRREYGLYDRIVFSKVKAAVGGRVRFFVSGGGPLAPELNRFFYSIGLTILEGYGLTETSPVTNVNSDEHFRIGSVGRPVAGTEIRIADDGEIEIRGPQVMQGYFNRPEATAAVIDEDGWFATGDIGRIDSDGFLHITDRKKDLIVTAGGKNVAPQPVENRIKLHPLVEQAVMIGDRRPYCIVLIVPDFAALGAWAADNGIDRHGSDLSKDPAVVAHIETAVAAACDGLASFETPQRVALLPGDLTIDNGYLTPTMKVKRNVVAARMSRVINNTYAG